From Paenibacillus graminis, a single genomic window includes:
- the spoIVA gene encoding stage IV sporulation protein A, with translation MEKVDIFKDIAERTGGDIYLGVVGAVRTGKSTFIKRFMETIVLPNITSEADRVRAIDELPQSAAGKTIMTTEPKFVPNNAVQIKVAEGLEVNVRLVDCVGYAVEGAKGYEDENGPRMISTPWFEEPIPFQEAAEIGTRKVIQEHSTLGVVVTTDGTIAEIPRHSYVDSEERVIAELKEVGKPFVLVINSTRPRSEEAQQLRSELAAKYDIPVMTLSAANMTEDDVTGVLREVLYEFPVHEVNVNLPSWVMVLGENHWLRSSYENSVRDTVKDIRRLRDVDRLVSQFTEYDFIERAGLSGMNMGQGVAEIDLYAPEELYDQVLMEVVGVEIRGKDHLLQLMQDFSHAKREYDRFSEALEMVKTTGYGIAAPSLAEMALDEPELIRQGSRFGVRLKATAPSIHMIRVDVESEFSPIIGTEKQSEELVRYLMQDFENDPIKIWESDIFGRSLHSIVREGIQGKIAMMPDNARYKLQETLGRIINEGSGGLIAIIL, from the coding sequence TTGGAAAAAGTGGATATTTTCAAGGACATTGCCGAGCGTACCGGCGGAGACATTTATCTTGGCGTCGTCGGCGCGGTTCGCACAGGGAAATCAACATTCATCAAACGCTTCATGGAAACGATCGTCTTGCCGAACATTACGAGCGAGGCTGACCGGGTAAGAGCGATTGATGAGCTTCCGCAAAGCGCGGCAGGTAAAACAATCATGACAACAGAGCCGAAATTTGTGCCGAACAATGCGGTACAGATCAAGGTGGCGGAAGGGCTGGAGGTCAATGTCCGCCTGGTTGACTGTGTGGGGTACGCTGTTGAAGGTGCCAAAGGCTACGAGGACGAGAATGGTCCCCGCATGATTTCCACCCCTTGGTTTGAGGAGCCGATCCCTTTCCAGGAAGCGGCGGAGATTGGCACCCGCAAGGTTATTCAAGAGCACTCCACACTGGGTGTGGTAGTGACTACAGATGGAACGATTGCTGAAATTCCGCGGCATTCATATGTGGATTCCGAAGAGCGTGTAATCGCTGAGCTGAAGGAGGTTGGCAAGCCATTTGTGCTTGTGATTAACTCGACCCGGCCCCGCAGTGAGGAAGCGCAGCAGCTCCGCAGCGAGCTGGCCGCGAAATATGACATCCCGGTTATGACTCTAAGTGCAGCCAACATGACTGAGGACGATGTAACCGGCGTGCTGCGCGAAGTGCTCTATGAGTTTCCTGTTCATGAGGTGAATGTGAACCTGCCGAGCTGGGTGATGGTGCTGGGAGAAAACCACTGGCTGCGCAGCAGCTACGAGAATTCAGTCCGTGACACGGTGAAGGATATCCGGCGTTTGCGTGATGTCGACCGGCTGGTGTCCCAGTTCACGGAATACGACTTCATTGAACGAGCAGGCCTCAGCGGCATGAATATGGGCCAGGGTGTGGCAGAGATCGATCTGTATGCGCCTGAAGAGCTCTATGACCAGGTTCTGATGGAGGTTGTGGGTGTTGAAATCCGCGGCAAGGATCATTTGCTGCAGCTGATGCAGGATTTCTCCCATGCCAAACGTGAATACGACCGCTTCTCCGAAGCGCTCGAAATGGTAAAAACAACCGGCTACGGTATAGCCGCACCATCGCTTGCTGAAATGGCGCTGGACGAACCGGAGCTGATCCGGCAAGGGTCGCGTTTTGGTGTCCGGCTGAAGGCTACTGCCCCCTCCATTCACATGATCCGGGTAGATGTTGAATCCGAGTTCTCGCCGATCATTGGTACAGAGAAGCAGAGTGAAGAGCTGGTACGGTACTTAATGCAGGATTTTGAGAACGATCCGATCAAGATTTGGGAATCCGATATTTTTGGCCGTTCGCTGCATTCAATAGTGCGGGAAGGCATTCAGGGCAAAATCGCCATGATGCCGGATAACGCCCGCTACAAGCTGCAGGAAACGCTGGGCCGGATTATCAATGAAGGCTCCGGCGGACTGATTGCTATCATTCTGTAA
- a CDS encoding 2Fe-2S iron-sulfur cluster-binding protein — translation MKRQKGWIVTFQPEGRTAEVMQGTSLLEAARKAGVVLTTRCGGKAGCLMCKVKVEDQSAAGIQPPGDAERRKLGSLLDEGVRLACQAAVRSNVTVHTPEDPLKAAVRRRLEAARRGDEDELW, via the coding sequence ATGAAACGGCAAAAGGGATGGATTGTTACTTTTCAGCCGGAAGGCCGTACAGCTGAAGTTATGCAGGGCACCTCGCTGCTTGAAGCAGCCCGTAAAGCAGGGGTTGTCCTAACTACCCGCTGCGGCGGAAAGGCCGGTTGTCTGATGTGTAAGGTGAAGGTTGAGGATCAATCAGCTGCGGGTATACAGCCGCCTGGCGATGCGGAACGGCGCAAATTGGGCAGTCTGCTGGATGAAGGTGTCCGTTTGGCTTGTCAAGCAGCCGTACGGAGCAATGTAACAGTACATACCCCGGAAGACCCTCTAAAAGCAGCCGTGCGGCGCAGGCTTGAAGCGGCGCGGCGCGGGGATGAAGACGAGCTGTGGTAG
- a CDS encoding DUF2768 family protein — protein MDPMTKMWLSLVAILIMGLSVFLITFARSKTKGLLRGILSVIAFVIMLIGLLGGAASIM, from the coding sequence ATGGACCCGATGACAAAGATGTGGTTATCCCTGGTCGCAATCCTGATTATGGGACTATCCGTGTTTCTGATTACCTTTGCCCGCAGTAAAACCAAAGGCCTGTTAAGGGGCATTTTGTCTGTGATCGCTTTTGTGATTATGCTAATCGGCTTGCTAGGAGGAGCTGCTTCGATTATGTAA
- a CDS encoding stage VI sporulation protein F: protein MSRDFSKDALNAINKKAGKNITEGAVKKLASTVKPGTTQNEAQLRQLIKQVSSMAKVPVSEATVQEIINAVKKGGANSGTMESLMKMMMKK from the coding sequence GTGAGCAGAGATTTTTCCAAGGATGCATTGAACGCTATTAACAAAAAGGCGGGCAAGAACATTACGGAAGGCGCCGTCAAAAAGCTGGCCAGCACGGTCAAGCCGGGAACAACGCAGAATGAAGCCCAGCTCCGCCAGTTGATCAAGCAGGTGTCATCAATGGCTAAGGTGCCAGTTAGTGAAGCTACTGTGCAGGAAATTATTAACGCAGTCAAAAAAGGCGGCGCAAATTCCGGCACAATGGAGTCTTTAATGAAAATGATGATGAAAAAATAA
- a CDS encoding NAD(P)H-dependent glycerol-3-phosphate dehydrogenase — protein MSDKITVLVAGSWGTALASVLAANHSEVYLWTRKPEQAAEINNSHTNEHFLPGITLPPNIIATTDMETAVKDSKAVVIVAPSSAMRQVAGALKPYWKEGMLCIHATKGFETETVKRMSTVISEELGCTEGEIVVLSGPSHAEEVVRLCPTTVVVASADEHRAAAAQELFINNDFRVYTNRDQVGVELAGALKNIIALGAGLSDGLGFGDNAKAALLTRGLAEISRVGVELGANPLTFSGLAGLGDLVVTATSKHSRNWRAGSMLGQGKPLAEVLESMGMVVEGIRTTKAAYAISLNLNVQMPITDQIYHVLFQGRSPRSAVEALMGRDRKTEMEAISQETWEQWHS, from the coding sequence TTGTCTGATAAAATAACCGTGCTGGTCGCGGGCAGTTGGGGAACTGCGCTGGCATCTGTGCTGGCGGCTAACCACTCGGAAGTTTATCTGTGGACACGGAAACCCGAACAAGCGGCCGAGATCAACAACTCCCATACGAATGAGCATTTTCTGCCCGGAATAACGCTGCCGCCGAACATTATTGCGACTACAGATATGGAGACTGCCGTCAAGGATTCCAAAGCGGTTGTTATTGTTGCGCCTTCCTCCGCCATGCGGCAGGTTGCCGGTGCTTTGAAGCCCTATTGGAAGGAAGGGATGCTCTGCATTCATGCCACCAAGGGGTTTGAGACCGAAACTGTAAAACGGATGTCGACCGTGATCTCTGAGGAGCTGGGCTGTACCGAAGGGGAAATTGTGGTGCTGTCCGGACCGAGCCATGCGGAAGAAGTAGTCCGTTTGTGTCCGACTACTGTAGTTGTGGCTTCGGCAGATGAACACCGCGCAGCGGCCGCGCAGGAGCTCTTCATCAACAATGATTTCCGCGTTTATACGAACCGCGACCAGGTGGGCGTGGAATTGGCCGGGGCATTGAAGAATATCATTGCACTGGGTGCAGGGCTGTCGGATGGCCTGGGTTTCGGAGACAATGCCAAGGCAGCGCTGCTTACCCGTGGACTTGCCGAAATCTCACGTGTTGGGGTGGAGCTTGGCGCCAATCCGCTTACCTTCTCCGGCCTTGCCGGTCTGGGGGACCTGGTGGTAACGGCAACCAGCAAGCACAGCCGCAACTGGCGGGCCGGCTCTATGCTGGGCCAGGGCAAACCTTTAGCTGAGGTGCTAGAATCGATGGGAATGGTGGTTGAAGGCATACGGACCACGAAAGCGGCTTATGCGATTTCGCTTAATCTTAATGTGCAGATGCCGATTACCGATCAGATTTATCATGTGCTGTTCCAAGGCAGATCTCCACGCAGTGCGGTGGAGGCCTTGATGGGCCGGGACCGCAAGACGGAGATGGAGGCCATTTCCCAGGAGACCTGGGAGCAATGGCATTCCTGA
- the plsY gene encoding glycerol-3-phosphate 1-O-acyltransferase PlsY, giving the protein MAFELLVIVVSYLLGSVSFSVLLVRLLKGVDIRQYGSGNAGATNTLRVMGKGPAILVLVLDVLKGIAAVWLGTWAGGWGTWVAVACGIAAIIGHNWPLYFHFRGGKGIATTIGVMATLAFWPALIAGIIAIVAIVITKYVSLGSLLFVALTPVFLIFTGFTAPELWGSLIIAIFAFWRHRSNIVKISQGRENKIGSKVKEGNRVV; this is encoded by the coding sequence GTGGCGTTTGAACTTCTGGTTATCGTTGTAAGCTATCTGCTTGGTTCTGTGAGCTTCAGTGTGCTGCTGGTGCGGCTGCTTAAGGGTGTGGATATCCGGCAGTATGGAAGCGGAAATGCGGGGGCTACCAACACACTGCGTGTGATGGGAAAAGGCCCGGCGATTCTTGTGCTCGTTCTTGACGTGCTGAAGGGAATTGCTGCGGTCTGGCTTGGAACCTGGGCCGGCGGCTGGGGAACGTGGGTCGCAGTTGCCTGCGGGATCGCCGCCATTATCGGGCACAATTGGCCGCTGTACTTCCATTTTCGCGGCGGAAAAGGCATTGCAACCACTATTGGCGTCATGGCTACACTTGCGTTTTGGCCTGCGCTGATCGCCGGCATTATTGCCATTGTGGCGATTGTGATCACAAAGTATGTATCCCTAGGCTCACTGCTGTTTGTGGCATTGACCCCGGTGTTTTTGATTTTTACCGGATTTACAGCGCCGGAGCTGTGGGGCAGTCTTATTATTGCCATCTTCGCTTTCTGGCGGCACCGGAGCAATATCGTGAAAATCAGCCAGGGACGGGAAAATAAAATCGGCTCCAAAGTCAAGGAGGGGAACCGCGTTGTCTGA